Within Salmo trutta chromosome 30, fSalTru1.1, whole genome shotgun sequence, the genomic segment tgcttctttaatcagaactttagactagttgagtatctgaaactcgtcagtctattcttgtactGAGAAATTAAGTCTATTCTATGAAGGGTATTCCATGCTAGAAATGGCCAAGAAAAAGAATATCTCGAACAACGCTGTGTACACTCtccacagaacagtgcaaactggctctaatcagaatagaaagagtgggaggccccggtgcacaactgagcaagaggaccagtacattagtgtctagtttgagaaagacgcctctcaagtcctcaactggcagcttcattaaatagtaccctcaaaacaccagtctcaacgtcaacagtgaagaggcgactctgggatgctggccttctaggcagatttctgtgtctgttcttttgcccatcatcttttctttttattggccagtctgagatatggctttttctttgcaactctgcctagaaggccagcatcccggagtcgcctcttcactgttgatgttgagactggtgttttgagggtactatttaaactttctgatcaatttgatgttattttaatggacaaaagcacttttctttcaaaacaagaatttctaagtgacaccaaactttaACGGTAGTTGTGTATCTCTGATAACTAATTGCACCCacatggtgtcccaggtctaaatcaatccctgattagaggggaacaatgcagtggaactggcttcgaggtccagagttgagtttgagggatctGTACTCACCTTGTATCGTCTAGGCctgtggttctcaaacctctttACCGGGGACGCCAGCCATTTCatctattccagagctagcacacctgattccaatCGGCAACTTAGCAAAAAGCCCTTactaggtgaatcaggtgagcttGTTCAGGActacaacaaaattgtgaaaTACCTGATCTGTGGGTCCCCAAGGAGAGGTTTTGTCTAGGCTATGTATGTTTCATGCTTGTAAATAAGCTGTTCAAGCCAGACAATTTCTGATTCCACACAGAACAGGAAGCCATTAATTTGTAAACTGTTACATAGTGAGTTGTTTTAATAAGAATTTCAGTGACGTAATGCGCTCTCTTGTTCTCTCAGATCACATTGCACACATCATTGAGTTAATGGGAGCCATTCCGCCCCCTTTTGCTCTGTCTGGGAGATATTCACGAGAATACTTTGACAGGCGAGGTAAGTCTTACAGTAAATTTGGTGCAAAAAAAGTCAAATGTATCTGTAATGGttttgtactgtatgtaaaaGCTATGTCACAGAATAGTCTGGTTCAAGAGAACAATGCCTTGTTGAGCAACGCATCAACAAGAAAGGTCAGTCAGACCATGTTACAGTACTACAATTCACGTGTCCTGTCTCGTAATACTCAAGTGGTCATCTGCTTTGAATGTACCATTACAATATATTTTCCTTCAGCGGTCCTGGAACAGATATCTACATAAATATCCTCAAAATGACGAGCACAAGCTGACATACCTGTATGGTGCCTAATAGgatttattatttaactaggcaagtcagttaagaacaaattcttatttacaatgacgctaaaccctaacgacgccctatgggactcccaatcacgtccggttgtgattcagcctggtctgacgcctctagcactgagatgcagtgccatagactgcTACGCCACTCAGCAGCCCCCAAAATGATGATCTGAGACTTATCAATGGCCCTATTTTTATTGTGGTATAATGTTGTTTAGCTCACTATTGTTTTCCCTCCTGAAGGTGAGCTGAGGCACATAGCCAACCTGAAGCCATGGGGTCTGTTTGAGGTGCTGTTGGAGAAGTATGAGTGGCCACTGGAGCAGGCGGCCCAGTTCAGTGACTTCCTCCTAACCATGCTGGATGTCACACCAGAGAAGAGAGCCACTGCCGCTCAGTGTTTGCAGCACCCCTGGCTCAACTTGTAGACTACTGTCCACCACAACACAACTACCATGCGTCTAACCTTTACTGTATACCACTGAGTCCATACTGTACCACTAAGTCAGTGTGGTTATTCTCAGCCTAGGAGATCTTTTCTAAATGAAACGTTGAGTATTTATCTAAAGTTAATATAAACTGACGTTACCATTACTCTGAGCACATAAGTAGCAGTAACCTAAATCTACAGATTCTTTGTATTAAAGCAGCATTACAGGTTCTATAAATGGTTGGGATGAATATGATATCTGTAGTTTGTTTTAAAATGGATGATCTATGTCACATTTGTTAAAATAGTGCCTTGATATGCCAGGTGTACAAAAAAAGTCTACAAAAAAATccttcacttttttttttatacatgtcGCCAAACTGTGGAATGCTTATTGTGAACATAAAATGTTTAAACATGACTGAAAGAAAGATCAGATATCTTAACCTGTATTCTTCAGAATGAAACCAGATTCAGGCAGTTTTAGAGTACTGTATGCCACTCAAATAAATTCACCATTCTTAAGTTGGCTATTTTCAAGTTTAATATTTAGCACTGCAAACAACTTTTACTACTATACTGTAAATAGACATGTAGCAGGTAGACTTCTATCGATTTGAAAATAGAACATGGATCAGTGCAAAGGAACACTTTCTATCTCTTACTCAGTAATACATACtattggaaagggggatacctagtcagttgatcaactgaaatgtcttccgcatttaacccaacccctcaatcagagaggtgcggggggctgccttaatcagcaTTGtaggtgagtggtgtgtgtgtatatacactatagATGGCTACTGAAATCCCTGTAAACGGTGACAGTTCCTCAGGAGATGCCCTGATAAGAGTGACCTAATGAACTCCAGGTTACGTGTCCAGGTTTTCATCAGAACATATGTCCATCCTCCCAATATGACAGACCCATCGGAGAGACACTATATAAAACAGCAACAGTGTTAGGAAGCAATTCCAGAGCTTAGGCAGCAGTAAAATCCCAATTCACTCAGTACTTCTACAGTAGTGTCACTTCTTGCGCACTACTGTCGTCCAACCATCGTTTTCCTCTTGAGACTGGGGTTGATCTGTCTGTTTGGGTGCTGCACTACGCGGGGGGTTTGTTGACGTTGCTGCTTCACACTCCATGAACTGGATTACAATGACAAGATTTACAATGGCACAATCACAACCTTTTCAGAATTGACACTAGACTGACTAGCATTCAAATAGTCAATTTGACATGTTATACCAATAAAACACGTACCTCTGTTTCATCTCCATTACTCTCTACATCATCAGCAGCGTTTGGTTGAGGTGTGACGATGGCTCGTTCTGCACTCTTCTTGTTAAGTTTGACTATCTGATCCTTGACCTCCGCAAGCTTTCCTTGTTGACACTGTGTGAAGATCTGGCTAACCTTCTGTGCCACCTGATCAATGAAGAAAGCATTGATTTAGGAGACATTTTGACATTAAGAATGCAGATGGTTGAAAATGAAATTGAGACCTTCAGCTAGCCCCAATATTGTAtgttgacattttaaatgtctgaattgaaaacaaaatgtgcacctgAGGTAAACTGCCATCCTCCACCACTGTATCAAACTCATTGTTCATAAGGTCTGCTATGTAGTCCTCCACTTCATCTGGCTGCAGGTTTGCTGTAAACAAAGAAGTTCTAATTAGCTTGAACTGAAAGTCTGCCTGGGACTGTTCAGCATGCCAACAAGTAATCTAAACAGAGCAGACACGGGTGCTTCATACTAGCAGATGTGCAGTAACGCAAAGAGGAAGATGCGACGTATATAACAATACAACAGATATTTGGGTAACGTTATGCTATGTATCGAAATCATGGGTCAGGTTACCGTTGTCATGAAAATATTGTTGGACCACATCCACCATCCAATCCGCCTTCTGTTGGCCGTACACGCCTCCAAATCCATTATCAACTGCGATCTGCAAAACAACGTTTGTACACTATTTGTTACACACATGTAACTACAAACATAGGTATACTGTTTAATTAGATCTCTAGGAAGCTGACACGCTTATAACGTTGTCGCTATAGAGCTAGCTAACCAAACAGCGCACGGAGGAAAATACAGCACAGCCCAACAACTATAACTAGCTAACATAGTTACATGAGTAGCCAGCTATCAGCACGGCCCATGAATGTCCTTATTGCTATTCACGACTGAATAATTACACCATTAAAGCCTGTACCCGAATATGCAGTGATTGCTATATAAAATATTCACCTACCTGTAAAACAGGCCAAGTT encodes:
- the tsr2 gene encoding pre-rRNA-processing protein TSR2 homolog translates to MEAQKTARELFTEAVRAVLETWPVLQIAVDNGFGGVYGQQKADWMVDVVQQYFHDNANLQPDEVEDYIADLMNNEFDTVVEDGSLPQVAQKVSQIFTQCQQGKLAEVKDQIVKLNKKSAERAIVTPQPNAADDVESNGDETEFMECEAATSTNPPRSAAPKQTDQPQSQEENDGWTTVVRKK